CGCTCCCACACACAGCACACAGACAGGGACGTCGTGGGAGCGGTCACCGACCGCGACCGTCAGTCACCGACCGCGAGACACAGACAGGAACGTCGTGGGAGCGGTCACCGACCGCGACCGTCAGGCTCGGCCCGCACGCACGGCTGCGGCTCTGGAGAGCCGCGCTCCCACGGCCTCTACAGCCCCTCCGGCAGCTCCTGGAACTCGACCATGCGCTTGAGGGCGAAGTAGCGATCGTAGATGTCGCGCGTGGTCGTGCCGGCCAGGCTGTCAAGACCGAAGCTCTCCACGCAGCGGCTGGCCATGACTGTGCCGATCGCGGTAGCCCGGCGCAGGTCCGGGTCCTCGCACGAGGCGGCCCAGGCCAGGTAGCCGATGAAGCCGCCGGCGAAGGAGTCGCCCGCGCCGGTCGGGTCGAGCACCGTCTGCAGCGGGTAGCACGGCAGCGTGAAGCTGCCGGCCTCGCTCACCAGCGTTGCCCCGTACTCGCCCTTCTTGATCACGACGTAGCTGGGGCCCATCCTCAGGACTTCCTGGGCGGCGCGCGCCAGGTTGGGCTGGCCGGTAAGCTGCCGGATCTCGGCGTCATTCAGCAGCATCAGGTCCACGCGCTCGAGCACCTTGTAGAGGTCCTCGCGCGAGCGCTCGATCCAGAAGTTCATCGTATCCGCCACTACGAAGCAGCCCGCACCGATTTGCTCAATCACCGCTAACTGCACCGAGGGCAGGATGTTGGCCAGGAACACGTAGCGGGAGTGATGGTAGCTCTCGGGCACGGCGGGGGCGAAGTCGCCGAACACCCCCAGTTGTGTGTCCAGCGTGTCCGCGGCGCTCATGTCGTACTCATAGCGCCCCGCCCAGCGGAACGTCTTGCCCCCGGGCACGACCTGGACCCCGTCGAGGCTGATGCCCCGGTCGGCCAGGAAGTCCAGCGACGCCTGGGGGTAGTCGTCACCGACCACGCCGATGAGGTTGACGGGCGCGAAGAAGCTGGCGGCGATGGAGGCATAGACCCCCGCCCCGCCCACGATCTCCTCCACCTTGCCAAAGGGGGTCTCGATGGTATCCAGCGCCATGGAGCCGACGATCAGGACTTCAGCCATACAGGGAACTCACTTTCCGCAGCACGATCAGCGTGTGCAGCAGGGAACCACCGGCGCAATTCGTCGCCGGTGAGGTGCAACCTCCTTCTGCGACTGCGCTCGGGGCAGACGGCGCGCGGCCGTGACTAGGCGTCCGGATCGTCGCGCCCCTGTGTCGGCGGGCGGAGCAGGTAGGCGAAGGTCATCAGCACGATGCGCGGGAGGGCGACCAGGCGCGGGAGGCGGCTGGGCTCCTTGGCCACCCGATAGAACCATTCCAGACCGGTGCGCTGCATCCAGACCGGGGCGCGCTTCTTCAGACCCGAAATGACGTCGAAGCTGCCGCCGATCCCGATGCAGACCGGCACCCCCAGTTCCTGCATGTGGGCCTTGATCCACTTCTCCTGACGGGGGATGCCCAGGGCCACAAACAGGGCGCCGGGATGCGCCGCGGCGATGTCGGCGATGAGCGCGGCCTCGTCCTCGGGCTTGAAGTAGCCGTCGCGGCAGCCCGCGACGACCAGCCCCGGGGCCATCTTCTGCAG
This sequence is a window from bacterium. Protein-coding genes within it:
- a CDS encoding PfkB family carbohydrate kinase, whose amino-acid sequence is MAEVLIVGSMALDTIETPFGKVEEIVGGAGVYASIAASFFAPVNLIGVVGDDYPQASLDFLADRGISLDGVQVVPGGKTFRWAGRYEYDMSAADTLDTQLGVFGDFAPAVPESYHHSRYVFLANILPSVQLAVIEQIGAGCFVVADTMNFWIERSREDLYKVLERVDLMLLNDAEIRQLTGQPNLARAAQEVLRMGPSYVVIKKGEYGATLVSEAGSFTLPCYPLQTVLDPTGAGDSFAGGFIGYLAWAASCEDPDLRRATAIGTVMASRCVESFGLDSLAGTTTRDIYDRYFALKRMVEFQELPEGL